From Armatimonadota bacterium:
CGACCTTAACACCGTGACCGACGGCGTCCCGCAAGGCTGGAAGCTTGCTGTCGCCTATGGCATCAACTCCCGGGGCGACGTCTGCGGGATCTACGTCAAGCAGGGTTCGCGCACGAAGGGGTTCTTTCTCAAACGGTTGGAGTAGCCCTCCGGCCCCGTCGTCCCCGCCGTAAGTCATCCGGTCTTAAAGGGGAAAAGAGCCCCCCGGACCCTGCTCCGAACAGGCGGTTTCATCCGTCAGAATGAGGGCCGGTCCTCCATGTCCTTCGTCCACCTGCACAACCACACCGAGTACTCGCTCCTCGACGGCGCGAACCGGATCCCGGACGTGGTCAAGCGGGTCAAGGAGCTCGGCATGCCCGCCGTCGCGATCAGCGACCACGGCGTCATGTTCGGCTGCATGGAGTTCTACTTCGAGTGCAAGAAGCAGGGCGTCAAGCCGATCCTCGGGATGGAGGCCTACGTCGCCCCGAGCGGCATCGCCAGCCGCGGCTCGCGCGAGGACAAGGACAGCTACCACCTGCTCCTCCTCGCCCGCAACGAAGAGGGCTACCGCAACCTGTGCCGCCTCCACACCGTCGCCGCGCTCGAAGGCTTCTACTACCGCCCGCGCATCGACCACGAACTCCTCAAAAAGTACAGCAAGGGCCTGATCGGGTCGACCACCTGCATCGGTTCCGAAGTCAACCAGCTCCTGCTCCAGGGCCGCTACGACGAAGCCCAACACCGCGCGGGCATGTACAAAGAGATCTTCGACGAAGGTTGCTACTTCGTCGAGTTGCAAGACCACGGCCTGCCCGAACAGAAGCAGATGAACGAGGGCCTGCTCCGCATCGCGAAGGAGCTGGACTTGCCGCTCGCCGCGACGAACGACGCCCACTTCCTCTGCCAGTCCGACGCCGAGCCCCACGACGTCCTCCTCTGCATCGGGCTCGGCAAGCTCAAAGCCGACGACAACCGCATCAAGTTCACCGGCCACGAGTACATCAAGACCCCGCAGGAGATGCAAGGCCTTTGGCTGGACCACCAAGACGCGGTCGAGAACACGCTCATGATCGCGTCGATGTGCGACGTCCAGCTCGACAAGACCCGCAACATGATGCCTGAGCCCGAGATGCCCGCCGGGCACACGGACAAGACCTACCTGGAAGTGCTCGCCCGCAAGGGACTCGAAGACCGCCTCCCCCACGCGGACGAAGCGACGTGGAAGCGCCTCGAGTTCGAGCTCGACGTCATCGGTAAGACCGGCTTCGAGGCGTATTTCCTGCTCGTCAAGGAGTTCGCCCAGTTCACCC
This genomic window contains:
- the dnaE gene encoding DNA polymerase III subunit alpha, with product MSFVHLHNHTEYSLLDGANRIPDVVKRVKELGMPAVAISDHGVMFGCMEFYFECKKQGVKPILGMEAYVAPSGIASRGSREDKDSYHLLLLARNEEGYRNLCRLHTVAALEGFYYRPRIDHELLKKYSKGLIGSTTCIGSEVNQLLLQGRYDEAQHRAGMYKEIFDEGCYFVELQDHGLPEQKQMNEGLLRIAKELDLPLAATNDAHFLCQSDAEPHDVLLCIGLGKLKADDNRIKFTGHEYIKTPQEMQGLWLDHQDAVENTLMIASMCDVQLDKTRNMMPEPEMPAGHTDKTYLEVLARKGLEDRLPHADEATWKRLEFELDVIGKTGFEAYFLLVKEFAQFTRQSGIQFGVRGSAAGSLVSYTLGITDVNPVEYDLTFERFLNPERVSMPDIDMDFEDARRDEVIQWVSERYGKDRVAQIVTFGTLGAKAAIKDAGRVMGYSPQDTDRVTKLIPTGPGWSIDKALEEVNDFRAAVNSDPMVKRLVETARTVEGIARHAGVHAAGVVISKDPLTEAVPLYRSADGLPVTAYEMGILEKIGLLKMDFLGLSNLTVLTRTFDLIAATHGAAVSDGLASKGSDVRPETSEARPETSEARPETSEARPET